aggTAAtggtataaggaagaaattgtttatgATAAGGGTGGtaaaacactggagcaggttgcccagagaggtggtagatgccccatccctggaagcattcaaggtcaggttggacggggctctgagcaacctgatccagttgaagatgtccctgcttattgcagggcggttggactagatgacctttaaaggtccattccaacccaaactatcctatgattctatgatttaacGGCCTGCATAGCTCTTTGGATTTAACTCTTAGTCTGAACCAGACCAGCATCTTTCATAATGGCTTAGGTGTTGCTAATTAAAGTTGGGAATACAAACATCAGTACCATCATGCAAATCCaatgaaaacagacttttgAAAAGGAACTTGGTACTAAAAGCATATACTGGGTTAATCCAGTGAGTTCATATCTATTTATCTCCCTGAGCAGATCAAACTCCAAATCACATCACCAAACACAGAAGATTTCTCCCAGGCCAGGGACAGCTACTTTTGATTTAAGTGAGGTGGAGGATCCAATCCACGGACTTACAACAGTCCAAATAgttattagaaaaagaaagttttacaCTGGTTCATTTCAGTGAGactgaataaaacaaaggaCTGAaccagaagggaaagaaagaaagaaaggaaaaaatatccaacgagaagggggaagaaaacagataatTGGAGTCTGCAGACTTGATCTTGCAGTGTGAATGTGTTCATCAGACCCCTATAAGCCCCTCGTGCTGCCTGAGAGCTGCACTGAAAGCGAAACCTTGTGCTTTCCTCACCTCCAGTGCATCAGTCTTGGACCTGAGAAAGGGAACAGTGCCTAAGCTGCATTTCCCAAGGGGGCATTTGGACTCCAAATATGACTGCACTCCATCTGAAAGCACACTGTATGGGCATCCCTGTCATAACCTAGGTACCGATAACAGAGGAGCTACAGCAGCAAGGGGTCATCAGGGGTTGTGAGCCCAccccctcctctttcctcccttggGACCCTGAATCAAGTTAATCCTTACTAAGCTGCACCTGCATAACTCTCAGTTCCCAAGCTGGCTGGTTTAGATCTAATTTGGGTATGCCAGAGCGACTCTGCAGCCACACCTTACGGCTGCTGCACAGACAGCCTCCCAGACACACACGAGTTCCCTCCTTTACCCTCTCTGCTATACACCATGCCATAAATCATAGTATTTCTTCTGGACAGTAAAGCTGGGATGATGCAGGCAGCTGAGCTCTGAGCAGCTCATTCCACTCCAGACAGGGACCACACTCGTGCACAGCACAGCGTTTTTTGAGGGCGATGAGCTGGATCTGCATGCTCTGCCTATGCTCTCCCTTCTCTCTAACAGTGCTTCATAGTCCACTCACAATGAATAATTTGAAGCATGCAATATTCAGTTTCACACTTTGCAAGACATCCAGGGATGCAGACATCTAAAACTAGCAtgtatttcatattcttttccTACTCCTAAAAAACCCCCCCCAATATTGACACTTGATTCAGTGGAAATGACTGTGCTTCGATCTTTCCACTCTAACTTTTGAGTTGTTCCATTTCAGATGTAACCTACACTTGCACTGCGGAGGAGAGGTTGTGTTAGAAAAACTCAGGcaaatcttcttttttcttttacaactTAAAAGTGTGGGGAGCTCATCAGATCAAATCTATTAGATCACTGTGGAGAAACAGTGTAATTTGTTTAGTCCTGGTTTCAAGGcttttgtgtttaaaaggaGCTAGTATGGGTTCTGTGAAATGTTGTAGAGTGTGGTGGGGTATTTTACATGACCAAAAAACCCAGTGAGGTTTGATTTAAATACCAATTAAAATGAGGTCTTGTTTGTGGAGTAGGAGGATTGAAAGGTTTTCGGTAGTACAAAACCCCTTTACTTTCACTCTAATATAAGTACATGTAGTTTAAGAGGTAACGTTTGCATGGATGTGGCAGCCAACACTATGAttaattccttccttttcagaacTACAAATTAACATgcaaaattgaaacaaaaattaatataaagatGAAAGTGTAAGCAAAGTAACACAGTTCTTGCTAGAGTAGAGAAAAAGTCACGTACTCCGCAGTGCATAACGAAATGCAAACCACCGGTACgcaaggaaggagagcagaaaagcaCTTGTTTTCCACCCTTTCAGTATGGAAACAAAACATGTATAAATAAACAgcataagttttaaaaaaaaattgctaaaggCATTGTcattaagctaaaaaaaatgacattccGTGTAGAACTGCTCTCTAACAATCTGCAATGAGAAATTAGGCAACGGCACTTTATCCTCATTCTGCAGTTCTTAAAACATACCTTTCTGGCACATATGTCCTGTAGCCCTGcgtaaagattttgttttgttcaaaaaGACTCAGCACCAATACTTAGGTCTTGTTAGCCTCAGGTACTAAGCAGTTTCATAGACAGAGAAAGTGTCTCAATTTTTAGTGCAGAACAGGGAAGCAATCAAAGGCATGCTTAGCACAGAATTTCTTCAGTATAGTTGAACTAATTGTATAATAAGTTACAGTAGACTGACTAATCACGGCGGTTGGCTGATTCATACAAAGGTACTGGACTAGTCCTATTTAATTCAGTGACACTAATCAACTAAGAAAACCATGGCAATATTAATACTAAACACACTGTCAAACTAAACAATGTCTATTCCAGACTCTGCACATCTTTGCATCCATAAGGATGCTCACTAACTGTATCATGGGGCTACTTCAATGGGCAAAGGCTAGCAAGACTAAAAATGCTTACAGTCAGTTTGAATACTAAGGTAAAATGACCCAATAACATTACAGAAGTCCCTATAACATAACAACAAACAGCTACTCAAAATCAACTGAGAAAACAATGCTTTTTATGTCCGTTAAACCGCAGATGTGGAATATTTTCCTTAACACTTATAGTGTCATTATCACTTCCATAAGGATAACAAGTGTAAAATCTCTcctcttgaaaatatttcttttctgcagactTGTATGTTTATTTCAGCCTTTCATCATTATCACTGTGGGTTATTTGTAAGGCCCTGGGACACAGGCTGAAAACACAAAGCCAGTCTCAGCATTCATTCAGGATGCTGCTTCTAGGTTTCCctaaaaaaatgtcttccttaaaGACAAGTTGACGAGGAATCTATATTAAATGAGATAATCTAACAAGATACAGAAGTGTGTCTATCCCTCTGggtaatttctttctctcctcctctgaaTTCGTTCCCATTTTTGCACATGTTGAGCTGCACAGAGTGGGCAAGTATGGAGATCAAACCACCTCTGCAAACGTACTGCTAGATGGTCTTACTAAGGAACGGGGTGCTGAtcctgctggaggcagagggaaggctTTGTCTCCCCATGTGCCGGTGGAGGATACTGCAACGTGCAGAGGGAAGGGACCTACTTCCAGGAGAAACGCAGGCAGCGTATTGCACGATCCCTCTTGCCAGGACTTCTGCCAAAGAGCTCAAAACACCCAGCATGACACATTTCTGAATCTCCCACCTGTCAGCATTTACTGGGCACCACAGATTCCTGCTGGATGAGGAGCTCTTGAACATTTGATAGTCCCAGTCTTGTGCAAAGTGCCTCCTCCATCCTTCAGAAACCCAGGAGACTCAGCAAGTGTCATAAACAGTGCCGCAAGGCCCAGAGTCATCCCAACTGATGATAAAGCTCTTCTTATCTCTTTACTGACCCCAGTTCTGCAAATTGCAGTTGTACAATGATTTAATTATAAACACTCATGTTGCCTCTCTTCTTTAATTGAAGACAGGGGCATCATCTGCTACCTCTAGTGCAGTTTCCACACAAGGCGGGGAGAACAAAGAGATCTGGCTGTTCATcaagctaattttaaaaagttatggGAAATGGGCAATAATGGCCACATTCTCATTGCCCTTTATCTAAACTAATTTCATACCTTTGAAAAGTATCAGTGGTGTTAAATGACGGAACAATTCAACatgcatcttccttttcttaaatgtaATGCATCAGCTTGGCTCAAAATTGTAGCTGGAGGCATTTAGAAACAGAGGCATTAATCAAACTGGGTTACTTCCTAATACTATAATTACTTACTAATTTTGCTAGTTTCAAACTGAATATGTCCTTTAAATATGGTAATTACTAGAAAAAATGGTCTAAATTTAGTTGCTTACAATTAaccaaatgactttttttcatttctaatatCTTCACATTCTTCTTATAAAGCTATAGGCTCAGCTTTAACTCTTTATGTTTACCAAGTGATATTTCAGAGcgagatttttttcccatttgacCTGCTATGTGAAATATAACATACATAatgaaaaatccatttctgCTTCAGAACTCTATCCTGTTTtaagtgacattttctttcttctttaacagGTCAGGAGAGTGATTTCCTTGCTGTCCTCTATGACTATCCTTCAGCAGACATAAGCCAACCTATATTTCATGTAGGGGAAAAACTACGTGTGCTATCGGAGTAAgttgatccttttttttttttaaaattaggtttGGTTACAATTGATGCAAAGCTCTGTTTTATGCACCTGGCCCAAACTGGATGCAGTTCAGCAAAATGAACTGAGTTCAGAATTTGCAAGGAAGGATGCTCAGCCATGGTGTAAATTTCCCTACAGTTTAAGGATTTGGGATTTCAGATTGTTCTTTGATCCTTGGATTCCTCTGACAAGGTTTCTGAAGCTGGATTCAGACTCTATTCTAAAGTAGGACTCCAACCAgaattctgctttgaaaaatgattTGGAGAAAGTATACTCCCCATGTTAGAGGAAAAGAGAGTAAgagcaaaaatactttgaatCACAtcatagaaaaggaaaattattctgaatttctCTACGTCAAGTGtgtctctcattttctctctcatcctTTTTATCTAACAACTCCTTTATGATTAGGTTTTAGAATTTTACCCTAGATTTAAGGCAAttctaacagaaataaaataaaaattagctttcttttccttgttcttaaattttttatttgattctgcattttcttggtGGGGGGGGAAGGTCAAAGATTTCCCAGCCAGTTCCACTCAAAAATTTATGAGCCCCAGAAAGCAAGTAGGCTTAAGAGTACTAGTTCAGACTGACCTTAAGCATAGTGCAAATATTGCCACACACAAGAGTGAGCACACTTCTTGAAAAACGGAAGACAGCAGCCCTGATATTCTTTTATGCACAACTTGTATCGGCACACAGTGACCTCCTAGAAGTTACTCAGCCCCACGGTGGCAAACAGCCACTGTTTGCACTGcttaaacagaaatgaaagatttcatttttgcagctgGTGGAGCAGAGGGATTCAAGGGGAGAGCAGACATATTCATAGCAGAGAAATCCTCTGAGGATTTCTAcgttcattaaaaaaattctctacCTGAGGAAGTCAGAGCATCAAATGGTTGGAAGTCAGAAGTACTCAAGAGAAGTATCACAGATGATACTTCTCGGACTCTTCTCCAGGCCACCGTGACCTACAGTGGCCTTTGTCAGCAACAAGAGGCTACGTGGACCTTTGGTCTGACCCAGAATGGCTGCAGTTATGTTCTGCTGACAAAGTGTTTTCCCTGCCTCCCTGAAGCTAGAGGTCACAAGGCTCAGACAATACCCCCATGAATTTTCTGCTGATGGAGAGCTTCCCTAAGCTAGGGGAATTCTTCTCTGGTAACTTCTAGCTGTTTAAACCTTGCTGCAGTTTGCGTAACATACCCAACATGGTACCACAATTGCTTTAGCTTGGAAGTTCCAGCTTAAAGCCTCACTCCCAGCTTTCATCATCTATCAGCCCACACAATACCACGTAACTACATATGCCCATATCAATGGGAATTATATGTATGgcatatatgcatacatgtgCTGCATAGTATGATCTACTGGGCGAACTACTTCTAAAAGAACTAGGCTTCTGTAGCAGCAGTTTTTATCATGTTTGTCTGTTGTGCAGTGATCAAGAGCTTCTCCTAATAGTAAATAAGAGCCAAAGCAAGCCTTGATGGGAACTTTCCTCTTCGTGTTTTGAATCAGCTTGTTCACAGAAGACAAGACACTCCAACGCTCTGTGCAAAGCATAGTGTCCTAATGAAGGACCTGTTCTTCCCTACTGGGGTATGTGCTGATGTTAATAGGAACTGTTTGTCTGCAGACTCTTGCTGCACATAAGCTGTAGGTGTAATCTTTTTCTCAAGTCATTCAAAGAAGCAAAATGcagtggaagaggagagcagcatGGCAGGCACGACCAGAACAGGAGTGATGAGGAATCACCACAGAGAAGCCAGCATGAGCAGGCAGCACGTACTGCTTTTAtaacagcagcttttcagccTTCTACCAAAGCAATTATGTGTAGCGGCAATCAGCCCCACCAATCCTGCTAGGAACATGACATATGGAACCCCCATAGAAAATACAGCTCCTCACAGCTATTTGTGACTGCTCTGAGTCGGCAGGATTAGATAAGCACCACTGGCACAGTTTCTCACTCTCCGCACTTGTGAGGCACCTTTCATTACCAGATGAACAACTGCATTTAGCTGCAGTAGTCAAACCAGATGTCCTCCAATGATCCCCCCAATCTACACAATTTCTGTGgctcctgccccaggagagATGTGCTGCTTTGGGACTTTTAATCATCATAGGGATTTTTCAGGGTTAGTAATATTACAgtttggagggagggagatgctGAGTCTCTCagttttttttgttattgcaaTTCTCGGTTCTGTCTGGGAGACTTGcggggaaaacaaacaaaataacctAAACTTCTTATAGATAATTTCATGCCAGCTggaaacccacaaacaaaacttGTGGGGCCCTGAAATTTCCAGCTCTGAGCAGTAgacactttcctttttccctcagCATATACATTCTGGACCACGGTTGCAGCAGCTATAACTCAGGACATTTAACCTAAATGTTTTCAACTCAGCTGTTTTGACCTACGCGGAGACTCTGGTCTGCAATCCGGGCATTATTTGGGAGTATTTACATGAACATCCACAAAAATGGCATTCAAACACAAGACACACTATTATTTGGATTCAAACTCTTAAAGGAAAAGGTGCAGAGAACCCATCAATCATTGGCATCCTTGCACTAATCACTAAAGCTCGGCAGCATCCCTGTGAAAATTCTTGTTACCTTGCCCTTCCTAAGGAATTCAAAAGCCAAAGCCAGCATTCAGTATCACAGCAAGAACCTAAGATATGTCAGTGAAAAACCATATGTCCAGTCACCTAGTTTCAGCTATGAGGTCTTTTTTTTGGAGTTTGGTCAGCAGCTccttgaagaaaaggaaaacagcaaaccATGAACCAGGTTCTGTTAGACTGAAAACCTGTTCCCGGACAGACAGGGTCCGTTTGCTGAGTATCTCTACCCTGATGTTACAGGACTAACTACAGGGCTGTCCAGACACAACATACTCAGCCATAGGCTGAATATCCTGGATACCAGTACAAGTCTGGCTGTGGGAAGGCAGAGCACAGCATGGTTTAACCACTGAGTATTTACCCTTCTTCTTttaactacagaaaaatattttattacttacGTAATTTAAATGGAACAAATGTAGCTTATTTCTGTGTCCAAATTTAATCCTGATGTAGGTTTAGAGATGGAATTActctaaatgaaacaaattggGTCCCTTTCTGAATACGTAGATTCAAGAACACAAACAGAATGTTACAGGCTAATCTGTATGTCTTAACTAATTTCTAAAATGAGGACAAGCTCTGAAAGTACATCTGAAAATATCCCTTCCCTTGCTTTCACACAGTGAAGGAGGCTGGTGGAGAGTCCATTCCCTTACAACAGGTCGAGAAAACTATATTCCAGGAAAATACGTAGCAAAGGTTTACCACGGGTGAGTAAATGCATTTCCTATATCCTTTCAACACTACGTTTCTACATACACTGTCCTGATTAGTTATTCAGTGTCATAATGAAAACAATGCCAATAGTGACTAGACagacagaaattttatttattgacaGTCTAAAGTAGTTCCTTTGAAATCTGAGAACATCAAATCCACATCTAAGTTTAGATtctatgaaaaggaaaatcctaGTTTTAAATGCTGGAAAAGGGTCAAAAATCCCTCAAATGTCATATaagataattaaaatacttcttttgcATGGACTGATCTCTAATTTTAAGACATTGATAAAGAGACcctatttagaaataatttttaatatttacaaagaGTAAAATTTAAGCTAGAGTTGCTCATGAAAAAGaccaaaaagaacaaatagaaaGACTAATAAGTCATTCAAGAATGTAAACTCTCACACTGGAAGAGCTAAGGAAGGTTCAGAGGTTTCTTGTTGCCCTAGAAACcagtcaggaaaaaagcattaaagcacACACTTAAAACTTTTCTGGCAAAAGTTTTAATACctctttaattttaagcatatgAACTGTGAACTTCACTGTGATTTATGCAAGTGCttaaattttaatatgtttttacaTCCTCCTGAAATAGAGATGCTTTCCCAAAGACAGGGCACAGATACGGTAATGGAAGCTACTGTCTGAAGCTTCCCCAAGACCATTTTGCTGACAGCAGACTAGATCAAACACACATgaacaactttaaaataaagtaccAGAAACTCCTAAACCAGCCAAGCAAGCTCAGTTACATGGTTAGACACCAGCTGTGGCAAAATGCAGCAGTGCACCAAGCTATGGTGAAAATCAGTAAGACTAATTGCACTTTCCCTTATCCACAAAGCCAATCAACTTAAATGGCTGGACTGTTCCCTAGCATAAGCagaataattgtattttatttggggTTTATTTATGATACAATTAAATACAATTTGGGGTTAACAAAAGtggtttaaatgaaaaagagggATTTAACTAGTGCCACAGATATGCTGTCCATATACCACATGGATATGTCCCCAACAACTCAGATCAAGGCAGCTcgaaaagttttgttttccttaataaGTCCAAACCTTATTCACTCTTCTCCTAGTCTCGCAGAAGTTAATGGAACTCAAAGAGAGCAAGATTTTCTCCATAAACTGGGGAAATATGCCGGGACATAGTTGAGAGGATAACTACAGAAAGTCACAGTGTTATTTTTGCAGTCACTTTTCCTGGCTAATGCTGCACTTTCATGGCCACATACTGCTCTCTGTTTCACTGGCGTCcaaatttcagaatttgttttttcctgcttcacaGCTGGTTATTTGAagggctgggaagagaaaaagcagaggaactTCTACAGCTACCCAACACCAAGGTCGGCTCCTTCATGATCAGGGAGAGTGAAACTAGGAAAGGTgagaaaatatgattttttcccccttgatcTCAGGCATTAACAGTTTTACAGCTCTTTAATTCACTCCCTGTCCTGCTTCATATGGATCCGTCCGAAAACAGGAAATATATGTAATGGGAAGGCAAAGGCACCCAGTGCAGCACGCCAGTCTTCACCAGTCACCTACGTTATGACCGGTGCTGGAAACAGGGTTAGTGATGGCCACGGAAAGTTCCACAGGCATCAGCACAAACAAGACACAGTTGTTTAAACACTATTATTTACTTTGGTCACATGCAAAGCTTATTAAGCAGTGGGACTTTTCAAATGGAGGAAAAGTCACAGCTTTGCCTTGGTCCCTAGAAGGTTGCCTGAAGAAGCTATAAAATACACACCAGGCAGCGGGGGTGGCTGATAAGTGTATTTCCTATATAAACAGGTGgttcttttatttactttttagaAATGACATGccttcaattttattttctttcatagcAATTCCGTTGCTACATGGGAATTTTACCGTACacactttttttattctcttcaatGGGAATACACCTCCCATTGTGCAACGTGGtatcttccctttttctgaAGCACCAGAACACATCCTAATATCATGATACTACAGTTAGAAGGGAATAACAAATCATCTACTCTGACCTCTTACATACCACAAATTTAGTTTCCTAATACCTATACTAAATTCAAAGAAATTTAGGATCAAGATTCAGTCCTTACCAACTAAATGCTGCACAATTTTTAtacaaagaaacaggaaaatacaaattgtCATCTCCTGTATTATCAGGTATCAGCTGATATCTAATTATCAGGTATCAGCATTATCAGGCATCATCAGGTATCAGGACTACATTATCAGGTATCAGCTATTGGGAGCTGACTAAATCAGCATACCAGCACATGAGTCTGGTCCCCCTCTTCAGAGGAAGGCAAACAATTTCTGTAAAGGCCTATTTCCTTTACATGATTTCAAAAAATCCCACACCcgcaaaaataaaggaaaaacacaccAGAAGTTTAAATTCAATCAAAATCTCAGGCCCTGATGTTGGGCCCTTTATTCCCTTTGTTATActtaagtatatatataaagtatacCATATAAGTAGAAATTAGGATGGTCGCTCagtttttttcagatctttctGGGACCTTTTGGATCATGGCATCTTGATCACCACAGTGATCACCACCTTTGGCTCACcacatgtcgtggtttagccccagccggcaactaagtaccacgcagccgctcgctcactcccccccggtgggatgggggcgagaatcggaagagtaaaagtgagaacactcgtgggttgagataaagacagttaatagggaaagcaaaagccgtgcacgcaaacaaagcaaagcaaggaattcattcactgcttcccatgggcaggcaggtgttcagccatcgccaggaaagcagggctccatcacacgtaacagttacttgggaagacaaacgccatcactccgaacgtcccccccttccttcttcttccccagctttatatactgagcatgacgtcatgtggtatggaatagccctttggtcagtttggatcaactctcctggctgtgccccctcccagcttcttctgcacctggcagagcacgggaagctgaaaagtccttgactggtgcagcaacaacgaaaacatctctgtattatcaacactgttttcagcacaaatccaaaacatagccccacaccagccactataaagaaaattaactctatctcagctgaaaccaggacaccacaTCTTACAGATATTCTGGTTGTTGTCACTGCTATCCATCCAGAATCAGGGCCCTACTTTGGTGTAATTagttctcctctttctccaggGTTATATTCCTTGTCGGTGCGGCACAGGCAAGTGAAACATTACAGGATCTTCCGCCTTCCAAATAACTGGTATTACATCTCTCCACGGCAAACCTTTCAGTGCCTTGAAGACCTTGTGAATCACTACTCaggtaaaaagaaatgcagaatacaCATCTTTTCCACTGGCAACTGTAAAAATATCTATCAAAGGTCCAGAACAAGAAGTTTTGCCTATGTCCAAGACTTGCAACTACTACCACAGAACAAGTAATGGAAAAACTTTTGGTTTATatcttttactttatttttgatCCTAAATACAAATATGCTACCCTTAACAGTACAACTGAAATCAACCCTAGAACTCAGCTAAATAAAGACAGATAGGCTCTGCC
Above is a genomic segment from Ciconia boyciana chromosome 2, ASM3463844v1, whole genome shotgun sequence containing:
- the SLA gene encoding src-like-adapter, whose protein sequence is MGNTVKTPRASEETNVPSQTGQESDFLAVLYDYPSADISQPIFHVGEKLRVLSDEGGWWRVHSLTTGRENYIPGKYVAKVYHGWLFEGLGREKAEELLQLPNTKVGSFMIRESETRKGLYSLSVRHRQVKHYRIFRLPNNWYYISPRQTFQCLEDLVNHYSEVADGLCCVLTTPCLTQCTNNNSVTNQVPPVVMRNKNFSWRNIHRLEVTEDTESTLAAMDDSCLSYGLRESIASYLSLTGDDNASFASARKKKAQSLIYTGSKRKSTLHLPPTYYED